One part of the Armatimonadota bacterium genome encodes these proteins:
- a CDS encoding metallophosphoesterase, producing MKSARCTRIFLSIVILSVLTIGAQATDLTMFCGSDVHCTGTTIPNRAKAVVQRMNSLPGSAYPAAIGGTVGTPSGVLICGDCCDGGTWGTTPATDTPQWYSNRNYQDQWNTFNYHFSKAGVTGDNNRLKYPTYVTGGNHDWWRFAGYTSGTSTYVAQKLKDRYTPNCNITEGNVSYAFNKDGVHFISLGRYPDQYVRSWLALDLANVTTSTPIVMFLHYYLNDDEEWWSYEVRDLLADIIDGYNVIAIFNGHTHSTQHYTWNGYDCYDDGSITEYGNFLVMHITDTTLSVGHYYANCDSSGNFTTGGWTWTHVKSL from the coding sequence ATGAAATCAGCAAGATGTACTAGAATTTTTTTGTCAATTGTAATTTTGTCTGTTCTGACTATTGGGGCTCAGGCCACCGACCTGACAATGTTCTGCGGATCCGATGTTCACTGCACCGGTACAACGATCCCAAACAGAGCCAAAGCTGTTGTTCAGAGAATGAACTCTCTGCCCGGCTCGGCGTACCCGGCGGCAATCGGCGGCACAGTTGGCACCCCGAGCGGAGTTCTCATTTGCGGCGATTGCTGTGACGGTGGAACTTGGGGTACCACTCCCGCTACTGATACTCCACAGTGGTATTCGAACCGCAACTACCAGGACCAGTGGAACACCTTCAACTATCACTTCTCAAAAGCCGGCGTCACTGGTGATAATAATCGCTTGAAGTATCCCACGTATGTCACCGGCGGCAATCACGACTGGTGGAGATTTGCAGGTTATACATCGGGTACTTCCACATACGTAGCCCAGAAGCTCAAAGATCGCTACACACCCAACTGCAATATCACCGAGGGGAATGTGTCCTACGCATTCAATAAAGATGGAGTTCACTTCATCTCGCTCGGGCGCTATCCAGACCAGTATGTACGCAGTTGGCTGGCACTGGACCTTGCAAACGTAACTACCAGCACCCCTATAGTAATGTTTCTGCACTATTATCTCAATGACGATGAGGAATGGTGGAGTTATGAGGTGCGTGACTTGCTCGCAGACATAATAGATGGCTACAATGTCATCGCCATATTCAATGGTCATACGCATAGCACGCAGCACTACACATGGAATGGATATGATTGCTATGATGACGGCTCGATTACTGAGTATGGCAATTTCCTGGTAATGCATATTACCGACACCACACTCAGCGTCGGCCACTATTATGCAAACTGCGATTCAAGCGGCAATTTCACCACCGGCGGTTGGACTTGGACACACGTTAAGTCGCTCTAG